ACCTCCTTCAGGTATGCCATACACTTTCTTCCAGAATACCTTACCAAATTCGGTAAATATCAATAAATAATTATGCGCCCGTGCTATAAATAAATGCTCTGTAAAATCGTCATCCTTAGTGGTAACTCCTCTCGATCCCACACCTCCGCGGCTTTGGGTTCTGTATTCTGACAAAGGAGACCGCTTAATATAACCCTGATGTGAAATTGTAATAACCATTTCATCATTAGGTATCATATCTTCAACAGAGATGTCATCCGCACTATGCACGATATCAGTACGTCGGTCATCACCGTACCTTTCTTTTAATACAGTCAGCTCGTCTTTAATGATCTGCATTCTTCTGTCTTCGTCAGCCAGTATGTCTTTCAAGTCTTTGATCAGGGCTTGTACCTCAGCATATTCTTTCTGGATCTTATCCCTTTCAAGACCTGTAAGTCTCTGCAGCCTCATTTCCAGGATGGCTTTAGCCTGAATCTCTGACAGATCAAACTTTTGAATTAACCCGTCTCGGGCTTCATCCGGGTCTTTAGACTTTCTTATAAGTTCGATGACCTCATCCAGGTTATCCAGGGCTATAAGGTAGCCTTCCAGGATATGTGCTCTTTTCTCTGCTTCATCAAGCTCGTACTCTGTCCTCCTGATCACAATCTCATGACGGTGCTCTACATAGTGCTTGATGATGTCTTTCAGATTCAGCGTCTGGGGTCTTCCTTTTACAAGGGCAATATTATTTACTCCAAAAGAAGATTGTAGCTGAGTGTATTTGTACAGATGGTTAAGTACAATATTCGGAATGGCATCCTTCTTCAGGTCATACACTATTCTCAACCCGTTTCTGTCGGATTCGTCCCTGATATCAGAGATGCCGTCTATTTTCTTTTCGTTAACCAAGGCAGCAGTTTTCTCAATCATGCTGGCCTTGTTTACCATGTAAGGTATTTCGGTCACAATTATTTGTTCCCGGCCGGTACCGGTGGTTTCAAAGTCGGCTTTGGCACGCATAACAATACTACCTCTGCCGTTTTCGTACCCGCTTTTTACACCAGAATACCCATATATAATACCTCCTGTCGGAAAATCGGGAGCGGTAATATGCTCCATAAGTTCTGCAACAGTAATATCGTTGTTGTCAATATAGGCAGTAATCCCGTTGACTACTTCGGTAAGGTTGTGTGGTGCCATGTTAGTGGCCATGCCTACTGCAATACCCGAGGTACCATTCAGGAGAAGGTTGGGCAGCTTCCCCGGCAATACGGTAGGTTCTTTCAGCGAGTCGTCGAAGTTAGGCTGAAACTCAACAGTATTTTTGTTTATATCAGTAAGCATTTCTTCAGCTATTCGCTTCAGTCTTGCTTCGGTATACCTCATAGCCGCGGGAGAGTCACCATCTATGGAGCCGAAGTTTCCCTGCCCGTCTACCAAAGGGTATCGCAATGACCAGGGTTGGGCCATACGCACCATGGTAGAATAAACGGCCGCATCCCCATGAGGATGGTACTTACCCAGCACTTCCCCGACAATTCTGGCGGACTTTTTATAGGGTTTATTATAATTTACCCCCAATTCGAGCATTCCAAAAAGTATCCTTCTATGCACGGGCTTTAAGCCATCCCTTACATCCGGTAATGCCCGCGAAATAATAACCGACATAGAATAATCTATGTAGGCTCCACGCATTTCATCCTCTATATTAATCGGGATGATATTCTCATTTGCTCCTTCAGCCATATGTAATGTTAAAGTCCATTGTTATCAAAAAATCATGGCGAATTTAAGCAATTCAATCAGCAATTAACAACGTTTCCGTACAATTATTGCCTGCCACTGGCTTATTGCCATTTGATGCTCTAAATGAGGCTGCAAATGCGTTAAAACATGCTTCATTTTCACGCTCACACCCCCGCATGTACGCCTTATACCTCCACTCATCCATCTATAAAAAATACAATCCGGTTTTCAATTCATTTTGTGGTGTGTTGTAACTCTCGGAGGACAGCCATTTGTGCCTGTTTACCCGATCCGAAAGTGTCAATTAATAGGCATGTAGCTTTTTCTTGTTTTTCTTCTTGTATTTGATCAGGCGCGGATAGTTTTCTCCATGATGTGGGTTCTGCTTTTTATAGAAAGGATGCACACGGCTTCTGTACTCCCTGTTGCCATGCTGGTGGTTTACCTGAGTGGTACACTGCTTAAGAAAACATTTTCGAAGTTCAGGAATACGATAAGTGAATCCGAAACTGATATAGAAGGCGTTCATAGACTGACTTATAGACAGGTCAGTTTCGGGAATATTCAATGTGAAATTTTTAACATCAAAACTCGGTCTGACAAAAAGCCTGAAGTACTCAGACATATCACGTTCGATGGTCGGTCCGATATTAACATAAATACCCTTTTGGATAATGCTCTTATTGAATTTGTTAGTCAGGTTAAAAGCGCCTATGTTGGCATCAACCGACAGGCTGTACTCATAGTAGCGGTAAACCCTGACTCCAAGTAGGGCATAGTATTTCTTATAAAATACACTTCCAAAATTGGGCTCGTAGGTACCTATTTCATTTTCAAAATCGCTGGGCTTAAACTTACCAGGCCGGTGATATTCGAAAGTAGCCCCCCCTCCTATTCTATATCTGTCAAATTCAAGGTGTATAGACAGGTTTAAGGGAATACTCATCCCCGATCCCTTGAACTTCAAGTCTGCTGTATCTGCCTGTATTAAGAAAGCATTAGCAGGGTTAATGCTGATGTTGCTATCACTTGCTATATCGTTGAACCAGTAGGTATATCCGGTGCTAAGGCTGCCACCGCCAGTGTTGAGTTCATTGCTAAATATGACAGGTGTGGTGCCGGGTTGTTGTAATACTGAAAAATCAGAGAGATCCTGACGGTAGAAGGTGTTTCCATACCCGGTGGAGAAGCTAAAATGTAATTTACTCAATAGCTTTCTCAATCCATTATTATATTCAGGATCGGCATAAAAATGATCCAAAGGTATGGATACATTCTTCTCATCCTGCGCTAATAATTGATTAGTCGCAGCAAGGAGGAGCATGTAGAGGCAAGCCAAAAAAAATGTACGTAAGCCGTTTATGATCATTTTACGTGTCTTAAAATCAAAACCAATGCCACTTTTTTCAGGCCGTGCCCCAAGCAGCTTATGTAAGGTTTTAATTAGAACTGGCAATATTAAAAAATATTATGCTCACTGCATCACAAAAGCGATGCTATTTAACATCAAATGTCCTGCAAAAAGACTCAAAAACCGGCAAATTGTCAATGTTCAGCTTTTTCCCTATTTCAATGATCTTATCATACTCTACCTGCGAAATACTTCTGTGGTCTACGATATCAGCTTCATCATTTAGTACCATAGTGCTTAAAAAGCGAACAAATATATAAGGTACTGTCATCAGGTCCCTGGCAAAGCTTTTAACAGGATCTTCAAGGTTGCTTCCTTTCAGGTTTTTCAAAAGTTGCATATCAAAGGTTGCATCCATGGCAATGCGGATTACTTTCAGAAATTTATCTTCCCATGAATCGAAGTTTTTCAATGCAAATTTCATGGCATGAGCTACGGGGTCTACTTTAAGAAAATAACCTCCCTTTGACATTTTACGAGCCATTTTATTTAAGCCGAGTTCTTCGAATAAACTCACACTCCCATTGGCCAGAGTCAAACCCATTGCGGGAGTCATCATGATCAGCGAAAGGAAATCATGCTCTGAAATATCCAGCATACTGGCTTCTGAACTTATAAAATCTGTCCTGGTAGCAATTGTAGCTTCATGTATCGCCGGAATCTCGATCATGGTCGCTATTTCATTTTCTGAAAACATATACTTTGAGTAGTTAGCAATAAATAATTATCCAATATAGTACTTTTTTGAATAAATCAAGGATGTAATTAAGATTGAAAGGCCGGAGACTTGGCTGGAAAGTTTGTAAGTAAAAAGCAGACCATAGGAAAAAGCAGTTGTGAAAACAAGGCGAAAGGCTTTGAGGGTTGCGTAATCCTTGACAGTGCATGGTGTGGATAAAACGGAAATAAAAAAGCCTGCAAATCGAATTGCAGGCTTTTTCACTTTGTCTCCGGAGTAATTCAGTGATCAGGCATCACCATCTTCTTTAAGCTTCATCTGTGCTTCGATTTTCTCATATCTTGCTTTCAATGACTCGTCTGAAGCTAATCCTGATTTAATTGCTTTATATGTTTTTCCACCGCCAGGCAACATTTTTGTAGCCAGTACCTGCACTACTTCACCAATGGCTTCTTTTCTCTCGTCCTGCTCTTTGGTAACAAGTTCCATGAATTTTTTCTCAAATTCTTTGGCACCAAGCTCATTAAGCTTAGCCTCATCTCCTTTAGCAGCAGATAGTTCCATATATCTCTTTCCTGACATACCTTCCTGATTTCTGATCATATCATTGGTAATATCACTTATCTCTTGCTTCATGGCATCAACCACTTCCATCATCAGGGCGTATCTTCTCAAATCCTCGTTGCTGATCTCCTCATCCTGGGCAACTGCTGTATTACCAGCAACAAATAACATTAATGCAACGAATAGATAACTTAACTTCTTCATGTGTCAACTCTTTATAGGGTAATTAAATATATTTTTGTATTAATAACCTCGAATAAAGGCCTTTTAAGCAATTAAATCAAATTTTGGGATCAAAAAATGAGAAAAAACATGATTTAGTCATTTCACCAATCCAATACTGATTTATAGTCAAGGGCTGAGTATGTCTGGAATATAGTCTCTCCTTTTTGTACCTGATACTCAAAAACTTCCTCATGAGAAGTACCCGTTTGAGGTGATTTCAGCATCAAAGTTACCTTTTCCTGTCCCTGATCAAGGGGTACACGGGTGTAATAAATACTATGGGGCAATGTTTGCCAATTCCTGGTGTCCGCCTTTTCAGTCAGTGCATTCAGGAAACCAACAGCTGCTCCCAATCCTTCATCTTCTTTTCTTGCACCATGTTCGGCCGCCTTTTTCAATGCCACTCTCAATAGCGCTTTCCCAAATTCTTTGAGCATACGTTCGCGCAGGCTACGGAAAGCTATGGCGTTAACATCCTCTGCTAATTCCAAATTATAGCTTTTATTGCCTGCTTGCAGTGAGCCCTGGGTATAGTATTCCGGCCTTTCTGTATACTTTGGAAATGCCACCCTGAAAAACTCGAGGTCTTTCAGGCTCGTGGATTGATCTTCTTCATTATAAGGAACAGTAAATGGAAAGTTAAAGCCATACTCATCATTAGTAAAATTCACAACCCCGCCAGCACCGTGTAAGACAGCAAAGTTGATGCTCCATTCACTTTTAACAGGGCCAAGTCCATTGTTCCAGAAAAAAACCAGTGTGCCTCCGTCATTTGGCTCGTATTTATAGTCTTCCATGCCAAATTCCTTTTTAAATAGCTCATATTCATCCATGAAACCTGTAAGGTAGGCTGTTCTCAGCAGGTCTTCCTTTAACTGTCCGGGGGCATGCACGTTAAACATCTCCTGGTAATCATTGCGATAGATGTCAAGAGCATTCCTGTAAGCGATAAAGGCGTTGTTATAATCTTTCTTGGCATCGTAAATAATGCCCATCAGGGTGTGGATGAATGCATCTTGCTGATACTTCTTTTCACTTTTATATTTGTCACTAAGCTGGTTGAGCCTAATATTAAGTCGCCGGCATTCTACCAGGGCATTATCATACTCACCAAGTTTTAAATAGTTAAGTGCCTTATAGTATAATACCATCAGGTTTTCATGATCCTCGCCACGGTAGGCAGTAAACGTCGGATTACTCAACATGGCGGCTGCCTCGTTTAAATAATTGGTTCGATAATCTTCTGTATAGAGGTAGGCCTTTTCCAGATACTCATTGCTCTCCCTGTATTCACCCAGCAGGGAGAGTACCACTCCCCTGTTCAGGTAGTAAAGCAGACGTTCTTTACTTTTTTCTATTTTCTTCTCTTTTCTGGCCAATACATTATCAGCCTCTTCGAGCCTGCCCTTTTCAAAACTGGCGTTAAACTCGCGGTTGACTTCATAATAGGTAGCACATGAAGTAAATAGCAATAAAATACTGAAAATTAAACTCTTATATAAATTGATCATTCAAAGAGTGAAGCTAGCATGATTAAATAGACAAACGGGTGCCTGATGGCAGGTTATTTTCACGGCAGATCAAAATTCCGGAGTGGTTACGCAATGATCTGCCGTGATATATTGTTAGATGGAATACTAAATTTTAGTTTTCTATATATTTTTTGATCTCTTCCTGACCATACCAAACCCTTTTATTGGTTTCCATATCAGTAAGATAAAGGGTGGTAATATAGTTAACTACTTTCTTCTTATTATAAGTATCAGTCTCAGAAGTCATGGTGCCAAAAAGCATCAGGTCAGCACCGTACTCTCTACCCCATTTGGCTGCAGTTTCCGGAGATGCAAACTCCTGCTGATCAGCTCTTTCTTCTCTCAGCTTCTCACGGAATTCAGGAGACTCTACCAGGTCGGCAAGGCCAGAATTAAATATTTCAAGCTCAAATTTTTTGATGTAGTTATCAGAATCGATATGCTCACTTGTTTTGTTTTTGATATAACCAACGATAATAGCCGGTGTTTTTCCATTATCACTGGCATATTGCTGGTAGCGCGGACTATTCAGAAACTGCTGTACCATTTTATTAGCCACCATTTTGGAATCCACATCATTCCAGCGTCCGCTAAGGTCGATCTGCTGGTCTGGGCTTACCCGGGTAACGGATCTTTGAGAGCAACCAAAGGCTACCAGTCCGATCATTAATAAATACGAAATGCTCTTAAGTGAATTTTTCATGTTTAACAGTTAAATTTTAATAGAAAGCTTTACATTCAAAAACCTTGCCGATAATGTATTGGGCACGGCAAACTGGTTATTGCTCACATCTGTAACCCAGGTATAAGATATAGCATTGGACACCGCCAATACATTCAGTATCTCTGCACTTAGCATCAGTTGTCGCTCCTCGTCATACTTTTCCCTATTGAGGTAAAAGAGTTTTGAGAAG
This region of Fulvivirga ulvae genomic DNA includes:
- the gyrA gene encoding DNA gyrase subunit A, coding for MAEGANENIIPINIEDEMRGAYIDYSMSVIISRALPDVRDGLKPVHRRILFGMLELGVNYNKPYKKSARIVGEVLGKYHPHGDAAVYSTMVRMAQPWSLRYPLVDGQGNFGSIDGDSPAAMRYTEARLKRIAEEMLTDINKNTVEFQPNFDDSLKEPTVLPGKLPNLLLNGTSGIAVGMATNMAPHNLTEVVNGITAYIDNNDITVAELMEHITAPDFPTGGIIYGYSGVKSGYENGRGSIVMRAKADFETTGTGREQIIVTEIPYMVNKASMIEKTAALVNEKKIDGISDIRDESDRNGLRIVYDLKKDAIPNIVLNHLYKYTQLQSSFGVNNIALVKGRPQTLNLKDIIKHYVEHRHEIVIRRTEYELDEAEKRAHILEGYLIALDNLDEVIELIRKSKDPDEARDGLIQKFDLSEIQAKAILEMRLQRLTGLERDKIQKEYAEVQALIKDLKDILADEDRRMQIIKDELTVLKERYGDDRRTDIVHSADDISVEDMIPNDEMVITISHQGYIKRSPLSEYRTQSRGGVGSRGVTTKDDDFTEHLFIARAHNYLLIFTEFGKVFWKKVYGIPEGGKTSKGRAIQNLINIEPGDTVRAVINVDSLTDEEYVNNNFVMMCTENGTIKKTALEAYSRPRQNGINAITVKEGDRLLEVKLTNGNNHIVIAKRNGKAVHFHEGGVRSMGRTASGVRGVTLESDDDRVVGMVCINREEANLLVVSEKGYGKRSPVDDYRITKRGGKGVKTINVTEKTGKLVAIKEVIDSDDLMIINRSGITIRLEVSGLRVMGRATQGVKLIRLNENDEISSVEKIEKIEEEIELDEDGNPIAPVENIDDANSTEGSTGKEDADDNEENNSEKE
- a CDS encoding COG3014 family protein; amino-acid sequence: MINLYKSLIFSILLLFTSCATYYEVNREFNASFEKGRLEEADNVLARKEKKIEKSKERLLYYLNRGVVLSLLGEYRESNEYLEKAYLYTEDYRTNYLNEAAAMLSNPTFTAYRGEDHENLMVLYYKALNYLKLGEYDNALVECRRLNIRLNQLSDKYKSEKKYQQDAFIHTLMGIIYDAKKDYNNAFIAYRNALDIYRNDYQEMFNVHAPGQLKEDLLRTAYLTGFMDEYELFKKEFGMEDYKYEPNDGGTLVFFWNNGLGPVKSEWSINFAVLHGAGGVVNFTNDEYGFNFPFTVPYNEEDQSTSLKDLEFFRVAFPKYTERPEYYTQGSLQAGNKSYNLELAEDVNAIAFRSLRERMLKEFGKALLRVALKKAAEHGARKEDEGLGAAVGFLNALTEKADTRNWQTLPHSIYYTRVPLDQGQEKVTLMLKSPQTGTSHEEVFEYQVQKGETIFQTYSALDYKSVLDW
- a CDS encoding penicillin-binding protein activator LpoB, encoding MKNSLKSISYLLMIGLVAFGCSQRSVTRVSPDQQIDLSGRWNDVDSKMVANKMVQQFLNSPRYQQYASDNGKTPAIIVGYIKNKTSEHIDSDNYIKKFELEIFNSGLADLVESPEFREKLREERADQQEFASPETAAKWGREYGADLMLFGTMTSETDTYNKKKVVNYITTLYLTDMETNKRVWYGQEEIKKYIEN